The following is a genomic window from Episyrphus balteatus chromosome 1, idEpiBalt1.1, whole genome shotgun sequence.
tattattttatagatTCACAATTTCGCAACCCTGAGCTGAGAAGTAGAAATCCAACGGAAAAATATGACAAGCTGGACATTGTCTAATGGGGTACCGTCTATGATACGTTTACTTTCAATCAATTGTGTttaaattctcttcttgatgaTTCGAATACCTATTTTGTTTTCGTCTATTAACCAAAATAACTAAAACAATTTGTTCTAACTCTTTTTCATGGCTAGCACATGCGTAATCGATTGTTTCTTCTGATAATGTCGGTACAATTAAGGattgaaaagataaaaaaaagtaatatgttTCTATTGTTTACTTCCAAGTAAAGCTCATTGTTTGCTTCAAGCAAGATGGTAAATAAACATGAAGCCCATTTTCTTCTACATCAACAAATTCAACagatcaaaaaattttactgaCAGATCGaagatttttcatcatttccaAAACTGATCGTTTGACATCTTCAGCATAGATTTTTAGATTCTTTTAAACTGCATAATTTCGTCTAGATTGAACAAAGGTTTTCCCAGTACCAGTGGTCTATTGCCATTCGCCTTGTCATTATTGTGGGCTTACAGTCATGTGGGCTGTGCACTCAAACAATCCAATCGAATATGACTTCTTAGCTTGCCACCTTAGCGATAATCACGTTAAAGTTTAATCATAAGTCTTTTCAAGAAGATTTGGCAGACGGCACAGATTAGTGTGAATTTAGCCCTGATGCTTCTTATCACAAAATCACGCGCATAAGTCTAcggttttaatttgtttttatgccCTTTGCATCCAGTTTCACATCATGTGTTGCTCTGATGTCTGTATTGCACTCATGTAAACTATCCACTATTTGTCTGTTTAATATTCGTATATTTTACCTTTAGGTCAGAATTGATGAATTTGGATTATCTTTTTCATGGttcataacttgaaattttaatcTTACGTTGAATAGTCTTCGGCTTGGAGAGCTAGGTCCTTTATTCCGAATACGTCCAAGAAGCTCATTTGAAGTGTTAAGTAACTAGTTCGAGCTGAATAGACCTAGCTGTCCTATCCCCCATTCCATCGACAAAATTGCTCTACTACCGCTTACTCTATTCCTCGTAATCAGTAcggtgtatttattttttatgcgttatggcgtttttttttcgatgcatGGTTTTTGTATATGACACCTAGTACCATTTGAATTTTGGGTACTCTAAAGATTCTTCTTGTTGTATAAgaaattttcaatgttttattttatttatttgcttgttttttttttacagataatAAATGTCAAGGATCCAAATTGGTGGCAAGCCAAAAACATAACAGCAAACAACGATCAAATTGGTTTGATTCCATCACAGGATCTTGAAGAAAGACGAAAAGCTTTTGTAGCTCCGGAAGCAGATTATGTGCACAAAATTGGTATTTGCGGAACAAGAGTAAGTTCTTTCTCCCTGTGcactgatttattttttaatcattctAATTGCTTTTCTTATTTAAGATCTCAAAGCGAAAACGCAAGACTATGTATCGTTCTGTGGCGAATTGTGAATTCGATAAAGCAGATTTGATGTTGTACGAAGAAGTAACACGAATGCCACCGTTTCGAAGGAAAACTTTAGTTCTAATTGGCGTCCAAGGTGTTGGTCGTCGTACATTAAAAAATCGTCTGGTCAACAGTGATCTTGATCGCTTCGGTGCCGTTATACCTCGTAagttatatcaaaataaaaatcaactttcaCTAAACAAAACACCTCATATTTTTAGATACATCCCGTCCAAAACGAGCACTCGAGGAAAATGGTCGTACATATTGGTTCCTCGATAGAGAAGATATGGAAgatgaaattaaacaaaataatttcttagAATATGGTGAACATAATGGAAATTTATATGGAACTCATTTGCAGTCTATACGGGATGTTAttaaacaaggtttttgttttcaaatcgaatacaaataaattggtttaactaatttaatttcaatttcaggCAAAATGTGTGTTCTAGATTGTGCAccaaatgcattgaaaattctTCACAATAGCCAGGAGTTGATGCCATTTGTTATATTTATAGCCGCACCGGGAATGGAGCAACTAAAACAAATCTATAATGAGCGCAGGGCTACGGGTTCAAATAAGAATTTAACTGTAAGTTAAGCACATACCACAAGTCATTTACACAATGCATGTATGTACTCATATAGTTCGTCAGGCCTGCTAAAAGCAATCTATACTTTATTCATATACTGTTTCTATAGGtctattttatgtttttgtgcAGGTTTTGCTTTAACTAGTCTACGCCTAGCTACGTTAGCTTGGTATGCAACTGATGCTTTAAAGAAGCCAATGGCACTTCCTACGCATAATATTTCTTATGGATTTTTGGTTTGTTAATATATGTATGAAATGCATCATTCTAAATGCTCCACTAAGACATTTTTTTGCAGGGGTAATGCCTCTTGCGAAGAAGATTTCGAAATCCTTACTATTGAACTATCtcgtacttttttttgaaatatgttaATATGTTATGTCAAAGACTCCAGCGATGGTATAAAAGATccaataattaaatttatataattgAATAATTGAGAGTAGTCGATATATTAAAGAATTGATAGTATTACATAAATAATTGAATCGGTTATTACAAAAAACCACTTGAGTCACACCTTATTCAAAATCGATGCTTATTCTGGGTAAAAAGCAGATTAAGATAATACATTCCTTCCCCTTCAAATTATAACGGTTATTCCAAAAACAACTTAAGTCTAGGGACTTGAGAGGTTTTTGCATGCACTGTTTGATGGAAGGTAGTTATATCCGGCTGAGTTTAAAATTTGCATCGTCCTGATTGTTTCAACAATATTCCAGTCTTCAATTTGGATAATATTTGCCACACATATAGAGGATTTCTTTTTGATGAAACGGTTGGTGACCCAACCCAAATAAGAATGATGGAGAATATGATTATGCTTGAGCatgaaacagtttttattggttcctgaaaaattcaaaatgttggACTTAGTTGGTTTTTGAAATGAccgattcaattaaaaatatattaaaaggtttaaaaaagaaaacttttgacTGTTGTTAGCCGATCTTAATTTGATTGTACCAATTTAGTTGCAAGATTCTCAGCTCATCAGGCTTTGGACTGGGTTGGGGACGGAAACGTCTGCTTCAGCATTTTTCTTAAACTTGAATTTAGATAATATTGCCTTTACTTCGTCCGAGCCGGATGGAGTACAGaagaatatttttctaaatcttCAATATCGAGTGTTACCACACTAATATGTTCCGTGGTCAATTATGCTGATAAGTAACCTTACGAGTTCGTTTTTACATTAGGTATATAGCAATAGGTTTGTTCAACACTATTTTATGGACTGAAtaaggaaaattttcaaatttctggACAGCCCTCCAAAGTTAAAGCCTTAAGTTTGCGCTGGTCAATGTACAGGCCCATGAAATTCAATCAAAAAgggaaatattttcaattaaaaaatgttattacacTTTTCATAAACTTAATTTggtaaaaaatgtgaaaaataaaaattagagaccaacaaaaaaaaacgataaacatttatttcataaaaaaaactattaaaaacaatatttaaaataaaacaatttaaaattaaatattatactTTTAGCTTcacttttttgcttaaattgcTCGAAAAATTTCTGTTATCAACGCTTCATAATATTTTTCTACAAATCTACAATTTTTTCCTGAAATACAAGAGTATATTATAAGTTGAAAAGTTTTAGAATATTCCATGGTTCGTTTTTAGAATAAATGTTCTGAGTACAAAACACCATTACGCATACCTTAATCATGCTTCATCATCAGTGATTTGAAAGACCAATTCATAGACACCACTCTATTGTACAACTTAAACAAAAGTACTTATTTTCTTAAAGCTTTCCGAAATGTTTATCAGGGTGAGTATATTTAGTATATTTGGAATACCTACACTTGAACCAAGCTGTAAATTTATTCAGTTATTCCTTATCATTGACAAGGGTGCAATCGGACATGCGATTTGTATTAGGTAAAAGTCACATACGAGCATACGAGAAATTTCAATGTGACTGTCAACTATCACAAATCATCTTAGTCAATTTAGTTCATGGTTTTTAAGGGCTATCATAAATTCATAATAAAACCCTGATTTAAAATAATATCGCCTCCAAGCGACCACAAAAGATTTGGGTTTGTTTGTAGGTGGACCCCATACAAATtcagttaaataaaaaacaaggaGGTCGGTATTTCTACTGTATTCCTCTGTAAGAGAATACAGAAATTCTATCGAACCTTTTTTATAAACCTTTGTTACTAATTGGTTGCTTCCTGTGTTCTCATAAAAATGTATTGATGTATTTATCATACTCATTCGCAAGTTCTAAAAAAATCTACCATATCATCATTTCATGTACCTACCTCTACATCAAGAGTATTTGTTAAGCTCTTAACTTGTCCTCCAAATTccatattttaactttttgtactTTATATCAACAAAACTTATTAATCTTATGTACCTTACTTTTACTTGCAGTTTGATCGTCAAAGTTCTATTCGATATAGCTCTAGGCGAGCTCGAACACTAGAATCATTAGCATCGCTCTACGAAGTAAGTTAAAAACCTCATTATATTACTCATTCAATAACTAATTTGACACTACTtaacctttgtttttttttaggatgaCGATCTTGTTGCCACAGTAGAAGAAAGTTCTTTTGTTCAACGCAAATATGAGAAGTATTTCGATATGGTTATTGTAAACGAAGATTTCGATGAGACATTCAGACAAGTCGTAGAGACTCTTGATCAAATGAGTCATGAGCATCAATGGGTGCCAGTTAAttggatttattaaaaatgtttaaacttcttctaaataaaaaaaaaaacttaaactaaaaACAATCAACGGCAGCGGAATATTTACACAAGTGtcttattttatttagttaaaATCTACAAAACAATCAAAGCTCTTaacattaattattattatacacatacacataactatataattattatatttaaaaaataactataCAATGGTtatctcatgttttttttacaaatttcattctttttttttattagacaaAGTCTTTTGTTATAGTTATTCATTGTTTCGATTTAAAATTAGAGTTGCATttatgtgttctttttttttgttttgaatattttttaaaagtattttatacaaattgtgaaagaaatattattttataaaaaaacaagtaCAATTTGTGTACAtattaaatatgtattaaaaccaatattagttgttgatagtttttataattataattatgtttttttttttgaatacttataataattgtatgcTTATAATTTTCCGtccttattttttaatttgaaagaataaaaaaacatatttaattcGATaagatgaatgaaaaaaaaatgaagatgaaTAGAGAAGAAGTGAAATGTATTTTCattgtttaagttttaatataaCTTCCATGGAATCtctatttttaattattgcTTAAAAAAATCCTGCCCAAACAAACTATTGTATGTTAAATAGTTAAACgaagatttaaataaaacaacaactatGTTATAGTAAGCTCAAAACTATTTTCGCTTGAAAAGTGTTAACAAattgtctttttcttttttattaatttatgcatttttttgtggtaaaagtATTTAAATCAGACACGCAGCACAGTGGTGTCTTTCATACATTTTGGCGACAAAAAACATTTGCATGGCAATTTCTTGATGACTTAAAGTCATGGAATGgagaatatttaaaattaaaaatgattacttcaaaatggCGAACAgcgttttaatataattttgtttttcaaactaGT
Proteins encoded in this region:
- the LOC129918902 gene encoding protein PALS2 isoform X2; this translates as MVRLTRKERQDKVELLASINKVNANDDNEATDNDGYKHCADYGSDFSETDEIFLQGLLFSNPSTPLKDKALLKAHDEIGELFESRIHKEETRKGHYLFPPDILNSKMPVETIKMVGLRRNVNQPLGLTVEIDEHKQLVVARILAGGVIDKQGLLHPGDVILEVNGVPVHTPEELQNEVSRAKENLTMKVGPNIEEEMRSARMAMAGGQVKKGQNLEPGKKLTCYMRALFTYIPSDDSLLPCKEIGLAFKQGDILQIINVKDPNWWQAKNITANNDQIGLIPSQDLEERRKAFVAPEADYVHKIGICGTRISKRKRKTMYRSVANCEFDKADLMLYEEVTRMPPFRRKTLVLIGVQGVGRRTLKNRLVNSDLDRFGAVIPHTSRPKRALEENGRTYWFLDREDMEDEIKQNNFLEYGEHNGNLYGTHLQSIRDVIKQGKMCVLDCAPNALKILHNSQELMPFVIFIAAPGMEQLKQIYNERRATGSNKNLTFDRQSSIRYSSRRARTLESLASLYEDDDLVATVEESSFVQRKYEKYFDMVIVNEDFDETFRQVVETLDQMSHEHQWVPVNWIY
- the LOC129918902 gene encoding protein PALS2 isoform X3 — translated: MPVETIKMVGLRRNVNQPLGLTVEIDEHKQLVVARILAGGVIDKQGLLHPGDVILEVNGVPVHTPEELQNEVSRAKENLTMKVGPNIEEEMRSARMAMAGGQVKKGQNLEPGKKLTCYMRALFTYIPSDDSLLPCKEIGLAFKQGDILQIINVKDPNWWQAKNITANNDQIGLIPSQDLEERRKAFVAPEADYVHKIGICGTRISKRKRKTMYRSVANCEFDKADLMLYEEVTRMPPFRRKTLVLIGVQGVGRRTLKNRLVNSDLDRFGAVIPHTSRPKRALEENGRTYWFLDREDMEDEIKQNNFLEYGEHNGNLYGTHLQSIRDVIKQGKMCVLDCAPNALKILHNSQELMPFVIFIAAPGMEQLKQIYNERRATGSNKNLTFDRQSSIRYSSRRARTLESLASLYEDDDLVATVEESSFVQRKYEKYFDMVIVNEDFDETFRQVVETLDQMSHEHQWVPVNWIY
- the LOC129918902 gene encoding protein PALS2 isoform X1, with the protein product MVRLTRKERQDKVELLASINKVNANDDNEATDNDGYKHCADYGSDFSETDEIFLQGLLFSNPSTPLKDKLNSSEPQEIEILRPANLNNKTIIDEITRKYSTNRGRDARELAQLVSKPHFKALLKAHDEIGELFESRIHKEETRKGHYLFPPDILNSKMPVETIKMVGLRRNVNQPLGLTVEIDEHKQLVVARILAGGVIDKQGLLHPGDVILEVNGVPVHTPEELQNEVSRAKENLTMKVGPNIEEEMRSARMAMAGGQVKKGQNLEPGKKLTCYMRALFTYIPSDDSLLPCKEIGLAFKQGDILQIINVKDPNWWQAKNITANNDQIGLIPSQDLEERRKAFVAPEADYVHKIGICGTRISKRKRKTMYRSVANCEFDKADLMLYEEVTRMPPFRRKTLVLIGVQGVGRRTLKNRLVNSDLDRFGAVIPHTSRPKRALEENGRTYWFLDREDMEDEIKQNNFLEYGEHNGNLYGTHLQSIRDVIKQGKMCVLDCAPNALKILHNSQELMPFVIFIAAPGMEQLKQIYNERRATGSNKNLTFDRQSSIRYSSRRARTLESLASLYEDDDLVATVEESSFVQRKYEKYFDMVIVNEDFDETFRQVVETLDQMSHEHQWVPVNWIY